CCTCGAGCCAGTCGACGGACTGTCCGAGCGACTCGCCGAACGCGGTGTTCATCGTGTTGGTGGCCTGTGTCGGATCGTCGATCGTCAGCACGAGGATTCGGTCGGTGCCGATCTCGCCGGTGATCGTGGAAGTCTTCAGTGCCGCAGAGCTGTTCATCGTTTCCTCGGGTCGTTGTTCGAGTGCTGGGTCGGTCACAGGCGCTCGATGATGGTGGCGACGCCCATTCCTGCACCGATGCACAGCGTGATCAGTGCGTAGCGTTCGCCGCGGCGCTCGAGTTCGTCGAGGGCCATTCCGGTGAGCATGGCTCCGGTTGCGCCCAACGGGTGGCCCATCGCGATCGCGCCACCGTTGACGTTGATGCGGTCGTGGTCGATGTTCAGCTTCTTCGCGTAATTGAGCACCACCGAGGCGAATGCCTCGTTGACCTCGAACACCGCGATGTCGTCGAGCGTCAGTCCCGCGGCGTTCAATACCTTGTGGGTGGCCGGAACCGGGCCGGTGAGCATCAGCGTCGGATCCGATCCCGCGACAACCCCGGCCACGACGCGTCCGCGCGGGGTCAATCCGCCTGCGCGACCGGCCTCTTCGGAGCCGATCAGAACCATCGCGGTGCCGTCGACGATGCCGGAGGAGTTGCCGGCATGGTGGACGTGGTCGATACGCTCGACCTCGGTGTACTTCTGCATGGCGACGGCGTCGAATCCGGCGAGCGCGCCCATCCGGTCGAACGACGGTTTCAGGGCGGCGAGATCGGCCGTGGTTGTCTCCGGTCGCATGATCTCGTCGTGATCGAGCATCAGCCGGCCGTTGGCGTCGAACACCGGGATGACGGACTTCTCGAAGTGGCCCATCGACCACGCATGCGCCGCTCGTTGCTGACTACGCACGGCATAGGCGTCGACCGCGTCGCGATCGAACCCCTCGATCGTCGCGATGAGGTCTGCACTGACTCCCTGCGGAACGAAGTAGCTGCCGTAGTTGGTCAGTGGGTCGCACGGCCATGCGCCGCCGTCCGCCCCGAGCGGGACACGAGACATCGATTCGACGCCACCGGCGACGATGAGCCGATCCCAGCCGGACCGAACACGTTGCGCCGCAGTGTTGACGGCTTCGAGTCCGGATCCGCAGAAGCGATTGAGCTGAACGCCGGCGACACTGTCCGGCAGCCCGGCAACCATCGCGACGGTTCGGGCGATGTCACAGCCTTGATCTCCGACCGGGGTGACGACACCGAGCACGACGTCGTCGATCAGGGCCGGATCGAGCTGCGAGTGTCGAGAGAGCAACGTGGACAACGTGTTCGCGGCCAGATCGACCGGTTTGACGGTGTGCAGTGAGCCGGAGCTCTTGCCGCGGCCACGTGGGCTGCGCACTGCGTCGTAGAGGAACGCCTCCATGGTGGTGCCTTTCTGGGGCAACAAGATTGCCGAGTTCTACAGGGAGCGGGAAATGAGGTCTTTCATGACTTCGTTGGCACCGGCGTAGATGCGGGCGATGCGGCCGTCGACGAACATGCGGGCGATGGGGTATTCCTCCATGTAGCCGTAGCCGCCGAAGAGCTGCAGGCAGCGGTCCACCACCTCGAACTGCCGGTCGGTGGTCCAGTACTTGACCATTGCGGCGGTCGTGACGTCGAGTGTTCCGGAAATATACTGCGCTACAGCATCATCGACGAAGGTGCGCACGACGCGTCCGATGGTGGCGCATTCGGCGAGCTCGAATTTGGTGTTCTGCAGATCGAACAGTGTCTTGCCGAAGGCGTTGCGCGACTTGGTGTACTCGACGGTCTGTGTGACGGCTGCGTCGATCATCGCTGCGGCGGCGATGCCGCAGATCAGGCGCTCCTGGGGGAGTTGCTGCATCAACTGGGCGAACCCGCGACCTTCGGCGTCGCCGAGGATGTTGGCGGCAGGGATGCGGAGGCCGTCGAAAGAGAGTTCGGCGGTGTCCTGGCCCTTCTGGCCGATCTTGTGCAGCACTCGTCCCCGATGGAATCCCTCGGTGTCGTCGGACACCTCGGCGACGAGCAGGGTCAGTCCCCGGGCTCCCGCGGACGGGTCGGTCTTGGCAGCGATGATGATCAGATCGCAATGAGATCCGTTGGAGATGAACGTCTTTGCGCCGGTGACGACGTAGTCGTCGCCGTCACGAACCGCGCGGGTGGTGATTCCCTGCAGATCCGAGCCGGTGCCCGGTTCGGTCATTGCGATGGCACCGATCCACTCGCCCGAGCACAGCTTCGGCAGCCAGCGCTGCTTCTTCTCCTCGGACGCGTACGCCAGGATGTAGTGCGGAACGATGCCGCTGTGCACGCCCAACTGCATGGCCGTGTCGCCCGCCCGGACCTGCTCCTCGAACAGCACCGCCTCGTGACGGAAGTCGCCGCCACCGCCGCCGTACTGCTCGGGCACCGACATGCCGAGCAGCCCGAGGCTTCCCGCTGTGCGGTAGACGTCGCGACTGGGACGTCCGGCTGCCGCGAAGTCCTCTCGGTGCGGCGCTACCTCTTTCTCGAAGAATCCTCTGGCGAGCTGGCGCACGTCGGCGAGCTCGGTAGCGAGGTCGTCGCTGGTGCGGTCTGCGAGTGCAGTCATGGCAAGTCCTTGGCTCGAAGCGCCGACTTATTGGCGCTGTGCCAATAATGATGGCGCGACGCTGACCTGGATGTCAACCAACGATGCTCCCCACCCTGCCGAACTCGACGTCATGGACGGATTCGGGTCGGAATTGATCCACAACTTCGAGTTCGGCGGGGGACCGCTTCCGAAAGTGTCTAGCTGTCGCCTGCTCGCAGCAGCGCGACGTCCGAGACGATTCGAATGTGTTCGGCCATCGCTCGGCCGGCCTCGAGTGGATCCTGTTGGCGCACAGCCTCGGCGATGCGGCGGTGGTGCTCCAATGAAGTCTGCGGACGGTTCGACTGCGACAGGGATTCGATGCGCGTCTCGCGAATCAGGCCGGCGATTTCTCCCATGAGTCGGGCGAGCAGCGGGGAATGTGCCGCCTCGGTGATCGCGCGGTGGAACAGTTCGTCGCCGGAGTCGCCGCGATCGCCGTCGGTGATCTCCGAGGCCATCACGGACAGGGCGTGGTCGATTGCGGCCATTTCGCTGTCGCTCCGACGAGCAGCAGCGAGCTCTGCGAGTTTGACCTCGAGCGCTTCGCGGGCTTCGATCACCTCGGGCAGACGGTCGGCGTGTTCGCGTAGGGCGCGAATTGCCATGTCTCCCACGGGTCGTCGCACCAGGACTGCACCGTCGCCGTGTCGGACGGACAGGATGCCCTGCACCTCGAGTGCGACGAGGGCCTGGCTCAGCGATGCTCGGCTGACGCCGAGGTGTCCGGCCAGCTCGCGCTCGGGGGGAAGTCGATCGCCAGGGTTCATCTCGCGGTCGGCGATGTGCTGGCACAGCTGTTCGACGATGACCTCGTACAGCCGTGGTCGGGTCACGGGGCGAATTTGCTCAGCCACTGTGTCACTCGCTCTCTGTTCCTCTGGACCTCCACCCTAGCCGTCATAAAGTACGTAACGGTCGACACATCCCGGCTTGACAAGTGATCCACTTCACTGGTTGAGTCCCTATTGACTCAGTGGCCAGTCCAATTAGCCACTGAAGATCTCGGGCAACCGCTCGAGTGCTACCAGAGACGGACCGGAGACCTTCGATGTCGACCGAGTTGATACCCATCCTTGCGCTCGTCGTCATGTTCCTCGCTGCAACCGTGTTCCCCGTGAACATGGGTGCGTTGGGGTTCGTGGCGGCGTTCTTCGTCGGAACCATTGCCGTGGGCATGGGTGCCGACGACATCATCGCCGGCTTCCCGAGCAGCCTGTTCCTCACCCTCGTCGGCATCACGTACCTCTTCGCCATCGCGCAGAACAACGGCACGGTCGACCTCCTGGTCCGCGGTGCCGTTCGACTCGTCGGCGGCCGAGTGGCTCTCATCCCCTGGGTGATGTTCGGCATCACCGGCGTCCTGACGTCGATCGGAGCGCTCGGGCCCGCTGCTGTGGCCATCGTGGCCCCCATCGCCCTCGGTTTCGCCGCGCGCTACAAGATCAATGCCCTGCTCATGGGCATGATGGTCATCCACGGTGCGCAGGCGGGCGGATTCTCGCCCATCAGCATCTACGGCGTCACCGTCAACAACATCGCCGCCAAGGCGGGGCTGGTCAACAGTCCGCTCACACTCTTCCTCGGCAGCATGCTCTTCAATGCTGCCATCGGGGCTGCGCTCTTCATGTTCCTCGGCGGACGATCGCTCATCGGCCGCAGCGTGCACGACGAGGACGGCACCCGCCCCGACGGCGACAGCGGCGGCGTCGGCGGCGGAGGTTCGCGGACGGTCATGCGCGGGTTCGGGTCGTCGACTCCCAAGCCGTCCGGTCAGACGGTCACCGTCGAGAACGCACCGCCGCTGGCCACCGCGGTCAAGGCGATCACCTTCGATCAGATCCTCACGCTCATCGGCCTGGCATCGCTTGCGATCTTCTCGCTCGTACTCGATCTCGATGTCGGCTTCATCTCGATGACGGTCGCCGTGATCCTCGCTCTGGCGTCGCCCAAGGCCCAGAAGGGCGCGATCAACCAGATCAGCTGGTCGACGGTGCTGCTCATCGGCGGTGTGCTCACGTTCGTCGGGGTATTGCAGGAAGCCGGAACCGTCGAATACGTCGGCGACGCAGTAGCCGGAATCGGCATCCCCCTGCTCGTGGCAATGCTGCTCTGCTACATCGGTGCCATCGTCTCGGCGTTCGCCTCGTCCACGGCGATCCTCGGCGTCACCATCCCGCTGGCCGTTCCGTTCCTGCTGGCCGGTGAAGTGGGGGCCATCGGAGTCATCGTTGCCCTGTCCATCGCCTCGACCATCGTCGACGTGAGCCCGTTCTCCACGAACGGAGCGCTGGTGCTCGCCAACGCCCAGGACATCGATCGCGACGTGTTCTACAAGCAGATTCTCAAATACAGCGCGCTGGTCGTGATCATCGGTCCACTGATCGCCTGGGGCATCCTGGTCGTCCCCGGCTGGATGTAGCCGTTCGGCACGTCCTCGGGCCTGGCAGCACTCGAACGATGGCGGCACGTGTACTCGGCGTGCCGCCATCACGCGTCTGAGCTGGGCAAAGACTCGTACATCGTTACTTGACTTCTTCGGGAATCGCTGGTCCAATGGAATTGGATAGGCCACTGGCCCAGTAATCCAATCCTCCCGTATTCAGCCCCCACCTCGCTTCGACGCAAAGGATCACTTCGATGCCCCTCAACACGACAGGCAGAACCGGACCGCTCGAAGGAACCGTGGTGGTCGATCTGACCCGCGCTCTGGCCGGCCCACACGCGGCGATGATGCTCGGCGACCTCGGCGCCGACATCATCAAGGTCGAGACTCCGAAGGGCGGCGACGACACCCGAGTCTGGGGTCCCCCCTTCGTCACTCCGCGTGACGCCGAGCGCGAGTCGACGTACTTCCTCTCGGCCAACCGCAACAAGCGGTCCATCGCCCTCGACCTGAAGACCGACGATGGCCGAGAAGCGTTGGAGCACATGATCGAACGAGCGGACGTCCTGCTCGAGAACTTTCGCACCGGCGTTCTCGACCGGCTCGGCTTCTCGCCCGAGCGGATCGCCGAGATCAACCCGCGCACAGTGGTGCTGTCGATCAGTGGGTTCGGCCACGACGGCCCCGAGGGCGGCCGATCCGGATACGACCAGATCGCGCAGGGTGAGGCGGGGCTGATGTCCTTCACCGGCTCGAGCCCGGACGACGTCCAGCGGGTCGGCGTTCCCATCGCAGATCTCCTGGCCGGAATGTACGGAGCCTTCGGAGTTCTCGCGGCTCTGCGCGAGCGGGACCGCACCGGCCGCGGCAAGGTGGTTCGCACCTCGTTGCTCGCCAGCGTCGTCGGAGTGCACGCCTTCCAGGGCACCAAGTGGACGGTCGCCGGCGAGATCGGCAAGGCTCAGGGCAACCACCATCCGTCGATCTGCCCGTACGGCCTGTTTCCGACCTCCGATGGTGCCGTGCAGATCTCGGTGGGCAGCGAGGGACTGTGGCACCGGTTCTGCGAGGGCTTCGGTATCGACCCCGACCTCGAAGGCATGGCCACCAACCCGCAGCGGGTCGACAGTCGCGACGACGTCATCGAGCTCGTCTCCAAGATCTTCCGCACCTACGAGACCGAGCCGCTGCTGACTCTCCTCGACGAGATCGGTGTTCCCGCAGGCAAAGTGCGGAACATCCAGGAAGTGTACGAGTGGGAGCAGACCAAATCTCAAGGTCTGCTGGTCGACGTCGAGCATGCGACGCTCGGCAAGGTCACTCTTCCC
The nucleotide sequence above comes from Rhodococcoides fascians A25f. Encoded proteins:
- a CDS encoding acyl-CoA dehydrogenase family protein; translation: MTALADRTSDDLATELADVRQLARGFFEKEVAPHREDFAAAGRPSRDVYRTAGSLGLLGMSVPEQYGGGGGDFRHEAVLFEEQVRAGDTAMQLGVHSGIVPHYILAYASEEKKQRWLPKLCSGEWIGAIAMTEPGTGSDLQGITTRAVRDGDDYVVTGAKTFISNGSHCDLIIIAAKTDPSAGARGLTLLVAEVSDDTEGFHRGRVLHKIGQKGQDTAELSFDGLRIPAANILGDAEGRGFAQLMQQLPQERLICGIAAAAMIDAAVTQTVEYTKSRNAFGKTLFDLQNTKFELAECATIGRVVRTFVDDAVAQYISGTLDVTTAAMVKYWTTDRQFEVVDRCLQLFGGYGYMEEYPIARMFVDGRIARIYAGANEVMKDLISRSL
- a CDS encoding FadR/GntR family transcriptional regulator, with protein sequence MAEQIRPVTRPRLYEVIVEQLCQHIADREMNPGDRLPPERELAGHLGVSRASLSQALVALEVQGILSVRHGDGAVLVRRPVGDMAIRALREHADRLPEVIEAREALEVKLAELAAARRSDSEMAAIDHALSVMASEITDGDRGDSGDELFHRAITEAAHSPLLARLMGEIAGLIRETRIESLSQSNRPQTSLEHHRRIAEAVRQQDPLEAGRAMAEHIRIVSDVALLRAGDS
- a CDS encoding acetyl-CoA C-acetyltransferase; amino-acid sequence: MEAFLYDAVRSPRGRGKSSGSLHTVKPVDLAANTLSTLLSRHSQLDPALIDDVVLGVVTPVGDQGCDIARTVAMVAGLPDSVAGVQLNRFCGSGLEAVNTAAQRVRSGWDRLIVAGGVESMSRVPLGADGGAWPCDPLTNYGSYFVPQGVSADLIATIEGFDRDAVDAYAVRSQQRAAHAWSMGHFEKSVIPVFDANGRLMLDHDEIMRPETTTADLAALKPSFDRMGALAGFDAVAMQKYTEVERIDHVHHAGNSSGIVDGTAMVLIGSEEAGRAGGLTPRGRVVAGVVAGSDPTLMLTGPVPATHKVLNAAGLTLDDIAVFEVNEAFASVVLNYAKKLNIDHDRINVNGGAIAMGHPLGATGAMLTGMALDELERRGERYALITLCIGAGMGVATIIERL
- a CDS encoding SLC13 family permease, whose translation is MSTELIPILALVVMFLAATVFPVNMGALGFVAAFFVGTIAVGMGADDIIAGFPSSLFLTLVGITYLFAIAQNNGTVDLLVRGAVRLVGGRVALIPWVMFGITGVLTSIGALGPAAVAIVAPIALGFAARYKINALLMGMMVIHGAQAGGFSPISIYGVTVNNIAAKAGLVNSPLTLFLGSMLFNAAIGAALFMFLGGRSLIGRSVHDEDGTRPDGDSGGVGGGGSRTVMRGFGSSTPKPSGQTVTVENAPPLATAVKAITFDQILTLIGLASLAIFSLVLDLDVGFISMTVAVILALASPKAQKGAINQISWSTVLLIGGVLTFVGVLQEAGTVEYVGDAVAGIGIPLLVAMLLCYIGAIVSAFASSTAILGVTIPLAVPFLLAGEVGAIGVIVALSIASTIVDVSPFSTNGALVLANAQDIDRDVFYKQILKYSALVVIIGPLIAWGILVVPGWM
- a CDS encoding CaiB/BaiF CoA transferase family protein produces the protein MPLNTTGRTGPLEGTVVVDLTRALAGPHAAMMLGDLGADIIKVETPKGGDDTRVWGPPFVTPRDAERESTYFLSANRNKRSIALDLKTDDGREALEHMIERADVLLENFRTGVLDRLGFSPERIAEINPRTVVLSISGFGHDGPEGGRSGYDQIAQGEAGLMSFTGSSPDDVQRVGVPIADLLAGMYGAFGVLAALRERDRTGRGKVVRTSLLASVVGVHAFQGTKWTVAGEIGKAQGNHHPSICPYGLFPTSDGAVQISVGSEGLWHRFCEGFGIDPDLEGMATNPQRVDSRDDVIELVSKIFRTYETEPLLTLLDEIGVPAGKVRNIQEVYEWEQTKSQGLLVDVEHATLGKVTLPGPPLRFFESDGTEVTETNHLAPPVLGADDQLVRDWLKEATR